In the genome of Streptomyces sp. NBC_00259, the window GGCCGGCCCCCACATCGCCCACCAAACGCCAGTTGAGCAGGCGCGTTGCCGCGAGCCGGGCATGCACTTCGGCGATCCTCGATCGCACCCACGGCTCGTCAACCGGACGCGTACCCGTCACCGGATCGAGGGTGCGGGCCCGCTCCAGCGCCGCCGCCGCGAAGTCCTCGGCCTGCATGCCGATCGCGGCGAGCGCGACCCGCTCATGGTTGAGCTGGCTGGTGATCAGCCCCCAGCCACCGTTCTCCTCGCCGACCAGATGCGACCCGGGGACCCGTATCCCGTCGTAGTAGGTCGCGGTCGTCGTCAGCCCGCCGACCGTCTCGATCGGCGTCCACGAGAAGCCGGGCGCGTCGGTCGGCACGAGGATGATCGAGATGCCCTGGTGCTTGGGCGCCTGCGGATCCGTACGGCAGGCGAGCCAGATCCAGTCGGCGTTCTGGGCGTTGGAGGTGAAGACCTTCTGCCCGTCGACGAGCCAGTTCGCGCCGTCCCGCACCGCCTTCGTACGGAGCGAGGCGAGATCGGTACCGGCCTCGGGCTCGCTGTACCCGATCGCGAAGACGGCCTCGCCGCTCAGGATCCGCGGCAGGAAGAAGGCCTTCTGGTCATCGGTCCCGTACCTCATCAGGGTCGGGCCGACCGTGTTCAGCGTGACCATGGAAACGGGCGCACCGGCGCGGTACGCCTCGTCGAGGAAGACGAACTGCTCGTCCGCGCCGCGCCCCTGGCCTCCGTACTCGACGGGCCAGCCGAGGCCGAGCATCCCGTCCGCGCCGATGCGCCGCAGCAGTGTGCGCTGCTCCGCGGCGTCCTCGGCGGCCGGTGGTCCGTACGGCATCAGGTCACGGAAGTACGAACGGAGTTCGGCGCGCAGCCGCTGCTGGCGCGCCGTCGGGGCGAGGTGCACGGCGGCGGCCTCCCGGAACGGCACAGGGGTGAGGATTTCTGACTGTCCGTCAGATGCGACACCCCTGTCAAGGTCATGAGCACACCCGGGCGCCGGGGAGGGCGCGACCGGCACCGGCACCGACACCGGGAAAGGCGCATCCGGGGCTGGCAGGGAAACGGGAACGGCCTGCGCGACCGGTGCCGGAGCACCTTCACGCAGGCCGTTGTTCACCCCTCACGTCACCCAGGACCCCCGACGGGCCGCGCGCTTACCAGAGCGGAAGGAAGGTGATCGCGATGTTCTCGTTCGACTGGTCGATCGCCGTGAACGCCGATCCGTTCACATTGGCGGTGTTGTTCTGGTTGGACGCCCCGGCGCCGGTGGCCACCTGCTGGGTGGTCGTCGAGTTGCCGAGGTTGTGGCCGCCCACGCCGCTGCCGCTGATCGTGGCCACGGACGCGTTCGATCCGTCGCCCGCGAAGGCACCGTTGTCGGCGTGCGCCACACCGGTGAAGAGGGCGGCGGCGAAGGGCAGCGCGGCAACGGCGGCCAGAGTGCGGGCGGTACGGATGCTTGCCATGTCAATTCCTCCAGGAATGGCGAGTACACCGGAGGTGCACCGGAGAAAGGCACACCGGGAAGTTCGAAACTACGGCTGAAATCAGGGTGGTTGGCCGACCACCTCGATCGTTCCTCACGACGTCGCGAGTCCAGAGTTGCCCACGAATCCCTGGCGAACCACCCCGGAGATGCCGATTCCCTCTCAAGCGTGAGGACATGTCGATAAACCCCCTTCACGCCCTCAGACGCGCAGCTCAGCCGCCGTACGACCGCGAAACCCCCGCCCCCCCAGGAGGAAAAGCGTTCCGCCACATTTTCGGCCAATCCCTCCCTCTTCCCTTACTCGAACAAACGTACGAACATAGAGCCATGGCCACCACCGACCGGCACAGTGCCACCCTGGCCCTCGCCCACGCTCTCTCCGCCGCCGAGCGCGGGCTCCCCGTGATCCCCCTGTCCCCCACGAAGCTCCCCGCCCTGCCCTCACCCCACCGCCACGACCCGGAGCCGGCCCACTGCCGCGGCGAGTGCGGGCTCCTCGGGCACGGCGTGTACGACGCCGCATCCGACCCCGTCGCCGTACGCGCGCTCTTCGCCGCCGCGCCCTGGGCCACCGGGTACGGCATCGCCTGCGGCCGGCCGCCCCACCATCTGATCGGCATCGATCTCGACACCAAGACCGCCGCGACGGGCGGCACGGACTCGGTCGCGGCCCTGCGGCAGCTGGCACTCCAGCATCTGTTCACGGTCCCCGAGACGGTCACCGTGATCACGCCGAGCGGAGGCCGCCATCTGTGGCTGGCCGGCCCGCCGGACGTCGTCGTACCGAACTCGGCCAGCCGTCTGGCCCCCGGGATCGACGTCCGGGGAGCGGGCGGCTACCTCGTCGGCCCCGGGTCGGTCTCGGCACACGGCGCGTACCGGCTCGCACCCGGCTCGGCGGAACTCGCCCCCGCACCGTGTCCCAGCGCCCTGCTGCGACTGATCGCGCCCCCCGCGCGCCCCCACCACCCCGCACCCGCCAGAGCCCCGCGCGGCCAGGGCCTGGTCCAGTTCGTGCTCGCCGCCCATGAGGGGCAGCGCAACACACGGTTGTTCTGGGCGGCCTGCCGGGCCTACGAGAACGGCATCGGCGAAGCCCTCGCGGACGCCCTGACGGACGCCGCCGTACGTACCGGCCTGACCGAACGCGAGGCACGCGCCACGATCGCGTCGGCGGCACGGCTCACGGGACGGTGAAGTGTTTTCACGGGCCGGTGAGTGTTCTCGCGGGCCGGTGACGGCTTTCACGGGCCGATCGCACCCCGCCGGCCCAGTCCCAGCCCCGCCCGAGGCCCCGTACTCCCCGCCCCCTCACACGCTCGGCCATCACGAACGTCACGCTGATCAGCAGCGCCCAGGCCCCGAACTTCGCGACCGACACCGGCTGCCAGCCGTCCAGCTGGTCCGGATAGCTCCACGCGCCGGCGTACGTCGCCGCGTTCTCGGCGACCCAGAGGAAGAACCCGATCAGGACGAAGGCGAGCGCGAGCGGCATGCGGTAATGCCGCTCGCCGACGGTGTAGCGCACCCACGTCCCGGCGGTCGCGCACAGCATCGCCACCGCGAGCACCCATCGGGCGTCCGGCAGCCAGTGATGGCTGAAGAAGTTGACGTAGACCGCACCGGCGAGCCAGGCCATCACGGAGGGCCGGTAGCCGCTCAGCCGCAGATCGAGCAGCTCCCAGGAACGACAGACATAACTCCCCACCGCCGCGTAGAGAAACCCGCCGTACAACGGGACGCCCGCGACCTTCGTCACGGCGTCCTCCGGGTAACTCCACGACCCGAGCCGCACCTTGACCAGCTCGAAGAGCAGACCGACGAGATGGCACCCCGCGATCACCACGGTGTCCCGCGCACTGTCCCAGCCCACCCAGCGCGCGACGACGGCCAGCCCGATCCCGTACAGCAGCACCAGGTCGTAGCGCGCGAGGGGCAGCTCCGGCAGCAGGCCCGACACCGCGATCCCGCCGACCAGCGCGACCGCGAAGGCGCAGCAGCGTGCCTGCAGCAACCCGAAGCGGACGAGCTGACGTACCCCCTCGTAGATCTTTCCCATGCCCTGTAGACGCCAGGTACGCATCGAGCGGTTGTACGAGGCGGCGGGCTCTCTCCAGCCTCTCTCCAGCCTTCTCTCCAGCCCTGGCGTCCCGGTGACATGCCTCACAGAAGAATCACGGGAATCGAGGGCAACTGCCCGGCTTGGGCACTTTCACCCACCCTGTGGGCCGACGTCCCCCGCCCTGCTCACCGGACAACGTGCTTCCTTCCCGCAGGGAGCGGTCATACGATCACCCCCACCAGTCGCGCTGCGTGAGGGAACCGCGGCGGCTGTCCTGTGCTTTCAGGCCTCAGAACTCGAACCCGTCGAACCCGTCGAACCCATCGAACCCATCGAACCCTCGAAGTCGAGTCCTCGAACTCAGGCCTCGGACCCCGGAAAAGGTGCTCGTGACAATCCGCCGCATTCTGGCAACGGCCGTCGCCGCTGCCGTGACCACGCCTGCCGTGCTGCTCTGCGCCACCCCCGCGCTCGCCGACGCCAAGCCCGCCACCTCGGCCACCTCGGCCACCGCGGAGGCCGGGCGGGCGCACGCCGACAAGCTGCGGGCCGACACACGGGCGGACAAGGTGCGCTCGGGCCGGGACGCCGGCAGGCAGCGGGCCGGCACGCCCTCCATCGAGGAGTTGGAGAAGGCCGCCGCACAGGCACAGAAGGCGTACGACGCCGCCGTGGCCGCCGAGAACACCGCGCGCGAGGCCATGGAAGCCGCCCTCTCGAAGGACTCGCCCCTCGCCGTCGCGGAGCGGGCCGCCGCGAAGGACGCGGCCGACGCCGCCATCGCCAGGACGAACGCCGACAAGACCCTCGCGGACGCCGAGGCCGCGCTCGCCGCGCTGCCCGAGACCGCCACCGCTGAGGAGCGGGCCGCTGCGGAGAAGGCGGTGGCGGACGCCAAGACCGCCGCCCAGGCCGCCGCCACCGCCAAGATCGCGGCGGACGAGAAGGCGGCGAAGGCCG includes:
- a CDS encoding acyl-CoA dehydrogenase family protein; its protein translation is MHLAPTARQQRLRAELRSYFRDLMPYGPPAAEDAAEQRTLLRRIGADGMLGLGWPVEYGGQGRGADEQFVFLDEAYRAGAPVSMVTLNTVGPTLMRYGTDDQKAFFLPRILSGEAVFAIGYSEPEAGTDLASLRTKAVRDGANWLVDGQKVFTSNAQNADWIWLACRTDPQAPKHQGISIILVPTDAPGFSWTPIETVGGLTTTATYYDGIRVPGSHLVGEENGGWGLITSQLNHERVALAAIGMQAEDFAAAALERARTLDPVTGTRPVDEPWVRSRIAEVHARLAATRLLNWRLVGDVGAGRLAPGDASGVKFMGTESAVEVYRMCQEITGEAGLVRAGSPGAVGDGELERMNRAAQINTFGGGVSEVQREIVATMRLGMRRGKR
- a CDS encoding bifunctional DNA primase/polymerase, translating into MATTDRHSATLALAHALSAAERGLPVIPLSPTKLPALPSPHRHDPEPAHCRGECGLLGHGVYDAASDPVAVRALFAAAPWATGYGIACGRPPHHLIGIDLDTKTAATGGTDSVAALRQLALQHLFTVPETVTVITPSGGRHLWLAGPPDVVVPNSASRLAPGIDVRGAGGYLVGPGSVSAHGAYRLAPGSAELAPAPCPSALLRLIAPPARPHHPAPARAPRGQGLVQFVLAAHEGQRNTRLFWAACRAYENGIGEALADALTDAAVRTGLTEREARATIASAARLTGR
- a CDS encoding DUF817 domain-containing protein translates to MRTWRLQGMGKIYEGVRQLVRFGLLQARCCAFAVALVGGIAVSGLLPELPLARYDLVLLYGIGLAVVARWVGWDSARDTVVIAGCHLVGLLFELVKVRLGSWSYPEDAVTKVAGVPLYGGFLYAAVGSYVCRSWELLDLRLSGYRPSVMAWLAGAVYVNFFSHHWLPDARWVLAVAMLCATAGTWVRYTVGERHYRMPLALAFVLIGFFLWVAENAATYAGAWSYPDQLDGWQPVSVAKFGAWALLISVTFVMAERVRGRGVRGLGRGWDWAGGVRSARESRHRPARTLTGP